A genomic segment from Janthinobacterium sp. 64 encodes:
- a CDS encoding UPF0149 family protein, producing the protein MQLEQPLSEKEFDELDQFLLSERCSEDAMTMDMLHGYLTAVAIGPEPIMPAEWLPRVWGEDAEDAPKFKNSKEEERIVNLIMRFMNEVLVTFEVAPKEFEALFVEHDYEGQTLIDAEAWCWGFWDGMELRPGSWNEIWDSEVAELMQPIYLLGADEIKEEELKLVEDPVKAHKLAQELEANLPAIHRFWVPRRKAPVQTMKREEPKVGRNDDCPCGSGKKFKKCCGAEPAAE; encoded by the coding sequence ATGCAACTCGAACAGCCATTATCAGAAAAAGAATTCGACGAATTAGACCAATTCCTGTTGTCGGAGCGCTGCTCCGAGGACGCGATGACCATGGATATGCTGCACGGCTATCTGACGGCCGTCGCCATCGGTCCGGAACCGATCATGCCGGCCGAATGGTTGCCGCGCGTGTGGGGCGAAGATGCCGAAGATGCGCCAAAATTCAAGAACAGCAAGGAAGAAGAGCGCATCGTCAACCTGATCATGCGCTTCATGAACGAAGTGCTGGTGACGTTTGAAGTCGCGCCGAAAGAATTCGAAGCCCTGTTCGTCGAGCACGACTACGAAGGCCAGACCCTGATCGACGCCGAAGCCTGGTGCTGGGGCTTCTGGGACGGCATGGAACTGCGTCCGGGCTCATGGAACGAGATCTGGGATTCCGAAGTGGCCGAGCTGATGCAGCCTATCTACCTGCTGGGCGCCGACGAAATCAAGGAAGAAGAGCTGAAACTGGTGGAAGACCCGGTCAAGGCGCACAAGCTGGCGCAGGAACTGGAAGCAAACCTGCCGGCCATCCACCGTTTCTGGGTCCCGCGCCGCAAGGCACCGGTGCAAACCATGAAGCGCGAAGAGCCGAAAGTGGGCCGCAACGACGACTGCCCTTGCGGCAGCGGCAAGAAGTTCAAGAAATGCTGCGGCGCCGAGCCGGCAGCCGAGTAA
- a CDS encoding serine/threonine protein kinase, giving the protein MHNENQPHEDDRPVHPFSALSPDCVLDALDSVGLRGDGRLLALNSYENRVYQVGIEDSAPLVAKFYRPARWTDTAILEEHAFVSELVEREIQVVPALSINGSTLHQYQGFRFAVFPRHGGRAPELDDPATLEWIGRFIGRIHAVGALSSYKERPALDRQTFGVEPREFLLEGNFLPPELLAAYSSVAQQALDGVKRCYDRAGDVAMLRTHGDCHGGNVLWTDAGPHFVDFDDSRMGPAIQDLWMMLSGERSDQVRQMSDILAGYEDFCDFDPRQLYLVEALRTLRLIHYSAWLARRWDDPAFPVAFPWFNTQRYWQDRILELREQVALMDEAPLWPV; this is encoded by the coding sequence ATGCACAATGAAAACCAGCCGCACGAGGACGACCGGCCCGTCCATCCCTTTTCCGCCCTGAGCCCCGATTGCGTGCTCGACGCCCTCGACAGTGTGGGCTTGCGCGGCGATGGCCGCCTGCTGGCCCTGAACAGCTATGAAAATCGCGTCTACCAGGTGGGCATCGAAGACAGTGCGCCCCTGGTGGCCAAGTTTTACCGTCCCGCGCGCTGGACCGATACGGCCATCCTGGAAGAGCACGCGTTCGTGTCCGAGCTGGTCGAGCGCGAAATCCAGGTGGTGCCGGCACTGTCCATCAACGGCAGCACCCTGCACCAGTACCAGGGCTTCCGCTTTGCCGTCTTCCCCCGCCACGGCGGCCGCGCGCCCGAGCTGGACGACCCGGCCACGCTGGAATGGATAGGGCGCTTCATCGGCCGCATCCACGCCGTCGGCGCGCTGTCCAGTTACAAGGAACGTCCGGCGCTCGACCGCCAGACGTTCGGCGTCGAACCGCGCGAGTTTCTGCTGGAAGGTAATTTCCTGCCGCCCGAACTGCTGGCCGCCTATTCCAGCGTGGCGCAGCAGGCGCTCGACGGCGTCAAGCGCTGCTATGACCGCGCGGGCGACGTGGCCATGCTGCGCACGCACGGCGATTGCCATGGCGGCAACGTGCTGTGGACGGACGCTGGCCCCCATTTCGTCGATTTCGACGATAGCCGCATGGGACCAGCCATCCAGGACCTGTGGATGATGCTGTCGGGCGAGCGCAGCGACCAGGTGCGGCAGATGAGCGACATCCTGGCCGGCTACGAAGACTTTTGCGATTTCGACCCGCGCCAGCTGTACCTGGTCGAAGCGCTGCGCACCCTGCGCCTGATCCATTATTCGGCCTGGCTGGCGCGCCGCTGGGACGATCCCGCCTTCCCCGTCGCCTTCCCGTGGTTTAACACGCAGCGCTACTGGCAGGACCGCATCCTTGAACTCAGGGAGCAGGTGGCGCTGATGGATGAAGCGCCATTGTGGCCTGTCTGA
- a CDS encoding TerD family protein, producing the protein MTNFTRGQKGKLADLGLNGPFAVTLDIVSGSMEVDVSCFGVDAAGKLSDDRYMVFFNQKSAPDNAITVDLNGPRSTFQVDLARLPASIDKLVFTAATEQGSMRALGNSSMALGQAATFAFTGNDFQDEKAVIIGELYRRDGSWRFGAVGQGFAGGLAALLKHFGGSEAASSSPAPVPTPAAPPPPANKISLSKIRLEKRGDKISLDKRDSGGYGRIRVNLNWNQNASQGQAPASKLDTGFLGKLFNKPAGRSGGIDLDIGCLFEMSGGAKSAVQALGNSWGAYDRPPYIHLEGDDRTGSISSGENIFINGTHFDQIKRVLVYAFIYEGVPNWAATDGVVTIEIPGQPTVEVRLDSDSQHAMCAIAMLENHGGNLQVTKLVEYFGGQGKITAHQAMDERYNFGLNWKAGRKD; encoded by the coding sequence ATGACGAATTTCACACGCGGACAAAAAGGCAAACTGGCGGACCTGGGCTTGAATGGCCCGTTTGCCGTCACGCTCGATATCGTTTCGGGTTCGATGGAAGTGGACGTCAGCTGCTTCGGCGTCGATGCGGCCGGCAAGCTGTCGGACGACCGCTACATGGTGTTCTTCAACCAGAAAAGCGCGCCGGACAACGCCATCACGGTGGACTTGAACGGCCCCCGCTCCACCTTCCAGGTCGACCTGGCCCGCCTGCCCGCCTCGATCGACAAGCTGGTGTTTACTGCGGCGACGGAACAGGGCAGCATGCGCGCGCTGGGCAACTCCAGCATGGCGCTGGGCCAGGCGGCCACGTTTGCCTTCACGGGCAATGACTTCCAGGACGAGAAAGCCGTCATCATCGGCGAACTGTATCGCCGCGACGGCAGCTGGCGCTTCGGCGCCGTGGGCCAGGGTTTCGCCGGCGGCCTGGCGGCGCTGCTGAAGCACTTTGGCGGCAGCGAGGCGGCTTCGTCGTCCCCTGCTCCCGTGCCCACGCCAGCAGCGCCACCGCCACCGGCGAATAAAATCTCGCTGTCGAAAATCCGTCTGGAAAAGCGCGGCGACAAAATTTCGCTCGACAAGCGCGACAGCGGCGGCTATGGCCGCATCCGGGTCAACCTGAACTGGAACCAGAACGCGTCGCAAGGCCAGGCGCCCGCGTCAAAACTGGACACGGGCTTCCTCGGCAAGCTGTTCAACAAGCCGGCTGGCCGTTCGGGCGGCATCGACCTCGATATCGGCTGCCTGTTCGAAATGAGCGGCGGCGCCAAGAGCGCCGTGCAGGCGCTGGGCAACAGCTGGGGCGCGTATGACCGTCCGCCGTACATCCACCTGGAAGGCGACGACCGCACGGGCAGCATCAGCAGCGGCGAAAACATCTTCATCAACGGCACCCATTTCGACCAGATCAAGCGCGTGCTCGTCTACGCCTTCATCTACGAAGGCGTGCCGAACTGGGCCGCCACGGATGGCGTCGTGACGATCGAGATTCCCGGCCAGCCTACCGTGGAAGTGCGCCTCGACAGCGACAGCCAGCACGCCATGTGCGCCATCGCCATGCTGGAAAACCACGGCGGCAACCTGCAGGTGACAAAATTGGTGGAATACTTCGGCGGCCAAGGTAAAATCACGGCGCACCAGGCCATGGACGAAAGATATAACTTTGGTCTGAACTGGAAAGCCGGCCGCAAGGACTGA
- a CDS encoding HpcH/HpaI aldolase/citrate lyase family protein, with the protein MDNNSLHPQSEHKAALGASMYVPTTHKDLLAIANGDKFSHLRSVILCTEDAIAERDLSYALFNLSLALQNMCDESDTLRFVRVRNLDVLARVLAMPGADKLSGFVLPKSTRHNFSAYFELVRHTHHLLMPTLETAEVFDDEEMKQFRIILSAPEVRRRILALRIGGNDLLALLGLRRPTSGTIYQTPLGQVIGRLVTIFKPHGFQLTAPVFEHLSQGSWLDAEVAQDMAHGMIAKTAIHPDQVPQIERHYQVAQSDIELALRIIDPDSPAVFRMQESMCEVATHSSWALRIIEQARLFGIRHAADGAAAHHANTSLIQLSSDEGIARP; encoded by the coding sequence ATGGATAACAACTCCCTACACCCACAAAGTGAGCATAAAGCGGCGCTGGGCGCCTCCATGTATGTGCCGACCACGCACAAGGATTTGCTGGCGATCGCCAATGGCGACAAATTCAGCCATTTGCGTTCGGTGATCCTTTGCACCGAAGACGCCATCGCGGAACGCGATCTCAGTTACGCGCTGTTCAATTTATCGCTGGCGCTGCAGAACATGTGCGACGAATCGGATACCTTGCGCTTCGTTCGCGTGCGCAATCTCGACGTGCTGGCGCGCGTGCTGGCCATGCCCGGCGCCGACAAATTGAGCGGCTTCGTGCTGCCGAAATCCACGCGCCACAACTTCAGCGCGTATTTCGAGCTGGTGCGCCATACGCATCATCTGTTGATGCCGACGCTGGAAACGGCGGAAGTGTTCGACGACGAGGAAATGAAGCAGTTCCGCATCATTTTGTCGGCGCCGGAAGTGCGCCGCCGCATCCTGGCCCTGCGCATCGGCGGCAACGATCTGCTGGCTCTGCTGGGACTGCGCCGCCCCACCAGCGGCACCATCTATCAAACGCCGCTGGGCCAGGTCATCGGCCGCCTGGTCACCATCTTCAAGCCGCACGGCTTCCAGCTGACGGCGCCCGTCTTCGAGCACCTGTCGCAAGGCAGCTGGCTCGATGCCGAAGTGGCGCAGGACATGGCGCACGGCATGATCGCCAAGACGGCCATCCACCCGGACCAGGTGCCGCAGATCGAACGCCACTACCAGGTGGCGCAGTCGGACATCGAACTGGCGCTGCGCATCATCGACCCGGACAGCCCGGCCGTGTTCCGCATGCAGGAATCGATGTGCGAAGTGGCGACCCACAGTAGCTGGGCGCTGCGCATCATCGAGCAGGCGCGCCTGTTCGGCATCCGCCATGCGGCCGATGGCGCCGCCGCGCACCACGCGAATACCTCATTGATTCAACTCTCAAGCGACGAAGGGATTGCACGACCATGA
- a CDS encoding cysteine protease StiP family protein, translated as MTDGKQHFSGSYRQEDVEFLLTPMALEPILDLAEKERLIQSGQRHYSEMLSPESLPSPAYLALFQSAFAANRLQMARDCLRLAALIAARRTGAITLVSLARAGTPVGVILGHLLRQVFQRECSHYSVSIIRDRGIDANALNHILAHGHAADSLVFVDGWTGKGVISRELRQTVNDFNAANSTAIDGGLFVLSDLAGTAACAASASDYLIPSSILNATVSGLVSRSVLNDAIGADDFHGCVYYAQFEAHDQSRAFADGLVADAVAIAASSGIPLAEASDAPAMAARSQAYMAAAQQEYGISDINLIKPGIGEATRVLLRRVPERLIVRDTNAPDVAHLLLLAQEKAIPVTVEPALPYQAVALIRSAVDG; from the coding sequence ATGACCGACGGCAAGCAGCATTTCAGCGGCAGCTACCGCCAGGAAGACGTGGAGTTTTTGCTGACGCCCATGGCGCTCGAACCCATCCTCGACCTGGCCGAAAAAGAGCGTTTGATCCAGTCGGGCCAGCGCCACTACAGCGAAATGCTGTCGCCGGAATCCCTGCCTTCGCCCGCCTACCTGGCCCTGTTCCAGAGCGCGTTTGCCGCCAACCGCCTGCAAATGGCGCGCGACTGCCTGCGCCTGGCCGCCCTGATCGCGGCGCGCCGCACGGGCGCCATCACGCTGGTGTCGCTGGCGCGCGCCGGCACGCCCGTGGGCGTGATCCTGGGGCATTTGCTGCGCCAGGTGTTCCAGCGCGAGTGCAGCCATTATTCCGTCTCCATCATCCGCGACCGCGGCATCGATGCGAATGCCTTGAACCACATCCTGGCACACGGCCATGCGGCCGACTCCCTCGTCTTCGTCGACGGCTGGACGGGCAAGGGCGTGATTTCGCGCGAACTGCGCCAAACGGTGAACGATTTCAATGCGGCCAATAGCACGGCCATCGACGGCGGCCTGTTCGTGCTGTCCGACCTGGCCGGCACGGCCGCCTGCGCCGCTTCGGCCAGCGACTACCTGATCCCGTCAAGCATTCTGAATGCCACCGTCTCGGGCCTGGTCAGCCGCTCCGTGCTCAATGATGCCATCGGTGCGGACGACTTCCACGGCTGCGTGTACTACGCGCAGTTCGAAGCGCACGACCAGTCGCGCGCTTTCGCCGACGGACTGGTGGCCGACGCCGTGGCGATTGCCGCCAGCAGCGGCATCCCGCTGGCCGAAGCGAGCGATGCGCCAGCGATGGCGGCCCGCTCGCAAGCCTACATGGCGGCCGCGCAGCAGGAATACGGCATCAGCGACATCAACCTGATCAAGCCAGGCATCGGCGAAGCGACGCGCGTGCTGCTGCGTCGCGTGCCCGAGCGCCTGATCGTGCGCGACACGAATGCGCCGGACGTGGCACATTTGCTGCTTCTGGCGCAGGAAAAAGCCATACCCGTCACAGTAGAACCGGCGCTGCCTTACCAGGCGGTCGCCCTTATCAGGAGCGCAGTCGATGGATAA
- a CDS encoding HAD family hydrolase, with protein sequence MKKFLFVDLDDTLFQTPKKCPGETDLQPAAYLKNGDACSFTTARQRAFFEFAQSGMTLIPATARNGDAFRRVDLPFTSYSVLDYGGIVLQPGGALDAGWLALMQNDMQTALPGLRDAMRIIDDFQVKTGMPSRARLIEDYNTPFYIVVKDHEARGERLADIEEQVLQQWIATEGSDYFIHRNGNNLAVLPKTLNKARAVAYLRAELEAEHGPIVSFGMGDSRSDARFMAACDYAIIPNGTQLAALTVAAL encoded by the coding sequence TTGAAGAAATTCCTGTTTGTTGATCTGGACGACACACTGTTCCAGACCCCTAAGAAATGCCCCGGCGAGACCGATTTGCAGCCAGCCGCGTATTTGAAAAATGGCGACGCCTGCTCGTTTACGACGGCGCGCCAGCGCGCCTTCTTTGAATTCGCGCAAAGCGGCATGACCCTGATCCCCGCCACGGCCAGGAATGGCGACGCGTTTCGCAGGGTCGACCTGCCGTTTACCAGCTACAGCGTGCTCGATTACGGCGGCATCGTGCTGCAGCCGGGCGGCGCGCTCGACGCCGGCTGGCTGGCCCTGATGCAGAACGACATGCAGACGGCCTTGCCCGGCCTGCGCGACGCCATGCGCATCATCGACGATTTCCAGGTCAAGACGGGCATGCCTTCGCGCGCGCGCCTGATCGAGGACTACAACACGCCGTTCTACATCGTCGTCAAGGACCATGAAGCGCGCGGCGAACGCCTGGCCGACATCGAAGAGCAGGTGCTGCAGCAGTGGATCGCCACCGAAGGTTCGGACTACTTCATCCACCGCAACGGCAACAACCTGGCCGTGCTGCCGAAGACCCTGAACAAGGCGCGCGCCGTCGCCTACCTGCGCGCGGAACTGGAAGCCGAACATGGCCCCATCGTCAGCTTCGGCATGGGCGACAGCCGCTCGGACGCGCGCTTCATGGCCGCCTGCGACTACGCCATCATCCCCAACGGCACCCAGCTGGCGGCACTCACGGTGGCGGCGCTATGA
- a CDS encoding phosphoribosyltransferase domain-containing protein: MNVVKQQMPTGELTLKVDEARFPLDWLIGFAARANAKRGFLFLSKVLGKHWPVTPRAMQAIHDDLAAQIPPSLPGPVVFIAMAETAVGLGQGVFEAWLRANPNGKALFLHSSRYRVGTVPFFEFEESHSHAPRQFLHLSDAASALFSSARSLVLIDDEASTGNTFANLVQVCRARYPQLEKLHLGVITNFMGQAANAGLSERFGLPTTIGAALSGHYAFQAGAAPAPVAASAQRFEANAERGASPAFGRIGVGRALTPPQGLAVQLAQEIGAGDSVLVLGTGEFMHPSFLLARELESLGKNVVVQSTTRSPILSWGSVGHIVRCDDNYGEGIANYLYNVAPGQYQHVFICHETPASPALMQLAGQLNGRLFHFQSETKIEEIPVC, encoded by the coding sequence ATGAACGTCGTCAAGCAGCAAATGCCCACGGGCGAGCTGACCTTGAAAGTGGACGAGGCGCGTTTTCCGCTGGACTGGCTGATCGGCTTTGCCGCGCGCGCCAACGCCAAGCGCGGCTTCCTGTTCCTCTCGAAAGTGCTGGGCAAGCACTGGCCCGTCACGCCGCGCGCCATGCAAGCCATCCACGACGACCTGGCCGCGCAGATCCCCCCCAGCCTGCCCGGCCCCGTGGTCTTCATCGCCATGGCGGAAACGGCCGTCGGCCTGGGCCAGGGCGTGTTCGAAGCGTGGCTGCGCGCCAACCCGAACGGAAAAGCGCTGTTTTTGCACAGTTCGCGCTACCGCGTGGGCACGGTGCCCTTCTTCGAATTCGAGGAATCGCACAGCCACGCGCCACGCCAGTTTCTGCATTTATCGGACGCTGCCAGCGCCCTGTTTTCCAGCGCGCGCAGCCTGGTGCTGATCGACGATGAAGCGTCGACCGGCAACACCTTTGCCAACCTGGTGCAAGTGTGCCGCGCGCGCTATCCGCAACTGGAAAAGCTGCACCTGGGCGTGATCACCAATTTCATGGGCCAGGCCGCCAACGCGGGCTTAAGCGAGCGTTTCGGCCTGCCCACGACCATAGGCGCAGCCTTGTCCGGCCACTACGCCTTCCAGGCCGGCGCAGCGCCAGCACCCGTGGCGGCCAGCGCGCAGCGCTTCGAGGCGAATGCGGAACGGGGCGCCAGCCCCGCCTTCGGGCGCATCGGCGTGGGACGCGCATTGACTCCGCCGCAAGGCCTGGCCGTGCAGCTGGCGCAGGAAATCGGCGCCGGCGACTCCGTGCTGGTGCTGGGCACGGGCGAATTCATGCACCCGTCGTTCCTGCTCGCGCGCGAACTGGAAAGCCTGGGCAAGAACGTCGTGGTGCAATCGACCACGCGCTCGCCGATCCTGTCGTGGGGTTCCGTCGGCCACATCGTCCGCTGCGACGACAACTACGGCGAAGGCATCGCCAATTACCTGTACAACGTGGCGCCTGGCCAGTACCAGCACGTTTTCATCTGCCATGAAACCCCGGCCAGCCCGGCCCTCATGCAACTCGCCGGCCAGTTGAACGGCCGCCTGTTCCACTTTCAGTCAGAGACCAAAATTGAAGAAATTCCTGTTTGTTGA
- a CDS encoding ATP-grasp domain-containing protein, whose product MQRVWFNKTFSSVGTAMRLIREADMAATNGAPRYHIVCSNTNAHAAAFLAAHEYAVEPSGLTGLNYVEWCLEFCRERGITIFWPGKEAGLIGSASARFAAHGTRVLSVATEDVLDLMHDKARFCDGLDLPMARPADYRAVTTIEEYDAAWAELRPLHSKLCIKPSESVYALGFAILDEERSSAQLLLAGAAYQINAQELRNGLAQMASFKTLLLMEYLDGDEYSADCVADQGTLICAVPRKKLNGGGSGQLIELRADLLAACDKLARDYRLNGVFNIQFRVGAHGLALLEINPRMSGGIGMACAAGPNLPYLALAGFDQGFDKLTVPAIAEGMRVGEAAYAVELP is encoded by the coding sequence ATGCAAAGAGTCTGGTTCAACAAAACATTTTCCTCGGTCGGCACGGCCATGCGTTTGATCCGCGAGGCCGACATGGCCGCGACAAACGGCGCGCCCCGCTATCACATCGTGTGCAGCAATACGAACGCGCACGCTGCCGCCTTTTTGGCGGCCCACGAATACGCGGTCGAACCGTCGGGCCTGACGGGCCTCAATTATGTCGAGTGGTGCCTGGAATTTTGCCGCGAGCGGGGCATCACGATTTTCTGGCCCGGCAAGGAAGCGGGCCTGATCGGCAGCGCCAGCGCGCGCTTCGCCGCCCACGGCACGCGCGTGCTCAGCGTGGCCACCGAAGATGTACTGGACCTGATGCATGACAAGGCCCGCTTCTGCGACGGCCTCGACCTGCCCATGGCGCGCCCGGCCGACTACCGCGCCGTGACCACCATCGAAGAATACGATGCCGCCTGGGCCGAGCTGCGCCCTTTGCATAGCAAACTGTGCATCAAGCCGTCCGAATCCGTGTATGCGCTGGGCTTTGCCATACTCGATGAAGAGCGCAGCAGCGCCCAGCTGCTGCTGGCCGGCGCCGCCTACCAGATCAATGCGCAAGAGCTGCGCAACGGCCTGGCGCAGATGGCATCGTTCAAGACCCTGCTGCTGATGGAATACCTCGATGGCGACGAATACAGCGCCGACTGCGTGGCCGACCAGGGCACGCTGATTTGCGCCGTGCCGCGCAAGAAGCTAAACGGAGGCGGCAGCGGCCAGCTGATCGAGCTGCGCGCCGACTTGCTGGCGGCCTGCGACAAACTCGCGCGCGACTACCGCTTGAATGGCGTGTTCAACATCCAGTTCCGTGTAGGCGCGCATGGCCTGGCGCTGCTGGAGATCAACCCGCGCATGTCGGGCGGCATCGGCATGGCGTGCGCGGCCGGCCCCAACCTGCCCTACCTGGCGCTGGCCGGTTTCGACCAGGGCTTTGACAAGCTCACCGTGCCCGCCATCGCCGAAGGCATGCGCGTGGGCGAAGCCGCCTACGCCGTGGAGCTGCCATGA